The following coding sequences are from one Triticum dicoccoides isolate Atlit2015 ecotype Zavitan chromosome 4A, WEW_v2.0, whole genome shotgun sequence window:
- the LOC119290017 gene encoding uncharacterized protein LOC119290017, protein MNVNEDFKIFIENKVESLHVHDNISITVILPEASRSWSGVKWCHVERCPKLHNLFPSWDGFMSFKSIRIFSASDLLMAYCIWGRGILYHAYNYEDLQHIYLHNCPRLVFVLPISFTLPNLEIIQIAYCSNLQHIFPLDDKCPHWIASGVTFKKLKHIKLYHLHNLEQICGARSLTAPALETISLRDCWGLKRLPAVSRRGPKPVVDCKKDWWDRLEWDGSEANHEPSLFETRHSAYYKKTLPRVSVLR, encoded by the exons ATGAATGTCAATGAAGATTTCAAAATTTTCATAGAGAATAAAGTTGAATCATTGCATGTGCATGACAATATCTCAATCACGGTCATACTTCCAGAGGCATCAAGATCTTGGTCTGGTGTAAAATGGTGTCATGTTGAGAGGTGCCCCAAGCTGCACAATCTCTTCCCTAGCTGGGATGGATTTATGAGCTTTAAATCAATAAGGATATTTTCAGCATCTGATCTCCTGATGGCCTATTGCATCTGGGGTAGAGGCATTTTATATCACGCTTACAACTATGAAGACCTACAACACATATACTTGCACAACTGTCCTAGGCTGGTGTTCGTCCTCCCCATTTCTTTCACATTGCCAAACTTGGAGATCATTCAGATTGCATACTGCAGTAACCTCCAACATATTTTCCCACTGGATGACAAGTGCCCTCATTGGATAGCATCTGGTGTCACATTTAAGAAGCTGAAGCACATCAAGCTGTACCATCTCCACAATCTAGAGCAGATATGCGGGGCCAGATCACTGACCGCGCCGGCGTTGGAGACGATCAGCCTCAGGGACTGTTGGGGCCTCAAACGGCTACCAGCTGTGTCACGCCGAGGTCCCAAGCCGGTGGTGGACTGCAAGAAGGACTGGTGGGACAGGCTCGAGTGGGATGGCTCTGAAGCCAACCATGAACCGTCGCTCTTCGAGACACGCCACTCGGCTTACTACAAGAAGACCCTCCCTAGGGTTTCCGTTCTGAG GTAA
- the LOC119290016 gene encoding uncharacterized protein LOC119290016, protein MQRAIAEELNLGHLMPMFDKQDEDDDFRGMDVSSRVEIPSIGSEINACLRNERFLMIFHYGGVEDIDLAECGIPNPEFGTYVLGKLLWSGYGRFQLSQRNKKLKSSSAYFKKIELYPEVNAHLSQLLRHSLHEEAAEVIGYTDMDDVNPTIVLDCFLYSLFLTEQLHGKSISVDYGWDTHACNYWICDGILQGDRAFEVGNALQRVIQMLCYPSDRTKRLANYLDEHKEQYERWVSISSNQLGAQDISTIHVNTSSYFLTFGEDGQLQLPSDMFQLASTLRVLKLCKCSFDFASPPFRCCHNLKFLWLDRCTNTGEEQGGGPCFPNLLVLDIRFTDFVLLAEMIELMTNLRKVNTKGVSWRTISHAWKKLRNLHKLRVTESSDVITVDTCSSIDMMNLELLDLSGNIHMESLPAMSSARNLKMLVLDGCSSLEHVALEGALPLLESFSFDGYGPSEKWAHPIQLPKKEPCPKSSNALIQKAKVRRISLEGCARLHSIFLRALLNLEELDLSGTAVKTLDLGAMDVARLKKLFLLGCEQLRSLCWDGRNPSLEVLHVDTRGKTRSMIYCGEQTSIFEALMAFTDGRLVWSVIKGLYWAWYDSKVHLHISSTIHSQVNITKSIDEIVPSEEGLVPTRPFLPYNVTMI, encoded by the coding sequence ATGCAGAGGGCAATCGCGGAGGAGTTAAACCTTGGCCATTTAATGCCCATGTTTGACAAgcaggatgaggatgatgattttAGAGGGATGGACGTTAGCTCTAGAGTAGAGATACCAAGCATCGGAAGTGAGATCAATGCGTGTCTAAGAAATGAAAgatttctgatgatttttcattaTGGGGGAGTAGAAGATATTGATCTGGCAGAGTGTGGCATTCCTAATCCTGAATTTGGAACCTATGTTTTAGGAAAATTATTATGGAGTGGTTATGGAAGATTTCAGCTTTCGCAGAGAAACAAGAAGTTAAAGTCTAGTTCTGcttattttaaaaaaattgaattataTCCCGAGGTCAATGCACATTTGAGTCAACTACTGCGTCATTCATTACATGAAGAAGCTGCTGAAGTGATTGGTTACACCGACATGGATGATGTCAACCCAACAATAGTTTTGGATTGCTTCTTGTACTCATTGTTCCTGACAGAGCAACTACATGGAAAGTCTATCAGTGTTGACTATGGTTGGGATACTCATGCTTGCAACTACTGGATATGTGATGGTATCCTTCAAGGTGATAGAGCCTTTGAGGTTGGCAATGCATTGCAACGAGTGATACAAATGCTGTGCTACCCATCTGATAGAACAAAAAGATTGGCAAACTATTTGGATGAACACAAAGAACAGTATGAAAGATGGGTTTCAATCTCCTCCAACCAACTAGGAGCACAAGATATCTCAACTATTCATGTCAATACATCATCCTATTTCCTCACATTTGGGGAAGATGGTCAGCTACAACTACCAAGTGATATGTTTCAGCTAGCCAGCACCCTCCGCGTGTTAAAACTCTGCAAGTGCAGCTTTGATTTTGCATCCCCTCCTTTCCGATGTTGCCATAACCTAAAATTCCTTTGGCTTGACCGTTGCACAAACACAGGGGAGGAGCAAGGTGGAGGGCCATGTTTCCCAAACCTGTTGGTGCTTGACATACGCTTCACAGATTTTGTCTTACTGGCAGAGATGATAGAGTTGATGACCAATCTCAGGAAGGTAAATACGAAGGGTGTCTCATGGAGAACTATAAGTCATGCATGGAAAAAGCTACGGAACCTTCACAAGCTCCGGGTAACCGAATCCTCAGATGTGATCACAGTGGACACATGCTCTTCCATAGATATGATGAATCTGGAGCTCCTTGACTTGTCGGGTAACATTCATATGGAATCATTGCCTGCAATGTCATCGGCACGAAACTTGAAGATGCTTGTTCTTGATGGTTGTTCTAGCTTGGAGCATGTTGCACTCgaaggagcccttccacttcttgaGAGTTTTAGTTTTGATGGCTATGGCCCATCAGAAAAGTGGGCACATCCCATACAACTGCCAAAAAAGGAACCGTGCCCTAAGTCTAGCAATGCTTTAATTCAAAAAGCCAAGGTGAGAAGGATCTCCCTAGAAGGTTGTGCTCGATTGCACAGCATATTCTTGCGTGCATTGCTCAACCTTGAGGAGTTGGACCTCTCTGGCACAGCCGTTAAAACACTTGACCTCGGTGCAATGGATGTCGCACGACTCAAGAAGCTATTTCTGTTGGGTTGTGAGCAACTACGTAGCTTATGCTGGGATGGAAGAAACCCTTCATTGGAAGTTCTACATGTAGACACTCGGGGAAAGACTAGATCAATGATATACTGTGGAGAACAGACCTCTATCTTTGAAGCACTTATGGCTTTTACAGATGGAAGGTTAGTTTGGTCTGTCATAAAGGGGCTCTACTGGGCTTGGTATGACTCCAAGGTGCACCTCCATATCTCTTCTACGATCCACAGCCAAGTCAACATCACCAAAAGTATTGATGAGATTGTGCCTAGCGAAGAGGGTTTGGTTCCAACGAGGCCCTTCTTACCTTACAATGTTACAATGATATAG